ACGTCCAGACAGTTGTCGTGGCTATCGGCCAGGGACCAAACCTTCTTCTGACTGCAACTATGCCTGATCTGGCCCTGAACAAAAAAAGAAACATCATGGCCGATGAACAGACCGGAGCCACGAACCTGCCCGGCATCTATGCCGGTGGCGACATCGTGACCGGAGCAGCCACCGTGATCAAGGCCATGGGCGCAGGGAAAAAGGCTGCCCAGGCTATCGACAGGTATTTACAGGGCAGATGAGGAAGCATGGCAGCATGTCAGCAAAGGCAGGTTCATTTATCTTGACAATGTTAAGTTAGAAAAGCCGCCTTGATGATACTGAATTGCCTTGGTAATAATTGTATTTATCCCCATGATTGTGGGAAATACTAATCGTGAGAGCATACCCGTAGAGGAACCTCTCCGACTGAGGGATAGCTGAAATCAAAGGTATCTTCAAGGAAAAATTCACCATCTTAAAAGGTCAATTTGTAATGTAACATTGTCAAGATAATAAAGAGTATTTTTACCGTGAAAATATTGGGGGACCAAGGGCAAACTCTTCCCTTCCCGTCAACCTGCCGGTTTACAGGCTGGATTGCAGCCTACGGAGAGTGGGGTTAACTCATTAATTTACCTGTGCTTGTACAGGCCAATAGCCATACTTCTTCAGTGCGTTCTGGGGACCCCAACGACAGTTATGGCAAGTGTAGATGACATCTTAAGTAAGGTTGATGAAACAGCAGAGCTTGAAATCCTTAGATATGCTGCCCAATATCGGAAGTCTGGGTATTATCTTGACAAGCGAATGAGGGGATATTCTCATGATTCGGAGAATATCGAAAGCGGTAGAAAAATAAGGGGATGGACCTTGATGATCCATCCCCTTGCGGGTTATTAGTATAGCGAGTAAAAGCTCCTCGTCCAGACGGGATTGCTGAATTACCTGAAGTGCCGCATTAAGGTATTAATGAAGCAGCCTCCGTTATCGCTGTCATTATCGACATTGATTAACGCAATCTCTTTTTCAGCAAGCCCGCTGTAGTTTACATCTTGCGATGTTACTGCTAAGGTAATCTTATAAGCTATGTTGCCATCATCCCGGTCATCATTGACACCGGTTACGGTAACGGTCTTGGGAGTGTTCCAGTCAACTCCAGAAAAGTCAATGCTGTCAGGCGATACGGTGCCTTCTGTGGTATCGGAGCTGGTAATTCTTACCGTTACCGTAGTCGTTGGCTGTGTGCTCAAGGAAACGGTAAAAGTTGCCTTCCCCTTATCCTCGGTCGTGTTCCCGCTTATTGCACTCACCAATAAACCATAATCATTATCATTGTTGATTACCGTTACATCGGCAGGATTGATGCCGTTGTAGGCTGTATCATTGGACTGTGCTGCCGCGGTGATTATCGTATAAGTAATGGGGCCATCAATAATACCATCATCGACTCCGGTTATGGTCACTGCTTGTGGAATATTCCAGTTATCAGGAGTAAAGGTAAGGGTAGCAGCAGATATGATCCCTTCTGTGGTATCGGAACTGGTCAGCGCAATAGTAACATCCTCAGTCGGCTGAGTATTGAGAACAACGTTAAATGTAGCCTCGGCCCCTGCCTCTGAGGTTGTTGGTCCGCTGGTGGGGCTGACTGTTATGCCCGGCGTGTCATTGTCAGTGTTGGTGATTGATACCGTAGACGTGACAGTATCGTAGCCCCCTCCTGATGCTGTTGCGGTAACCGTATAGGTTATTGCACCATCAATAATGCTATCATCGGCTCCAGTTACAGTTACGGTCTGGGCCTGATCCCAGTTGGCAGGAGTGAAGGTAAGGCTGGTAGCCGATAATGACCCCTCTGTCGCATCGACACCGGTGAAAGCCACTGTAACATCAGCCGTCGGTTCGGCAGCCAATTGCACTGTAAAGGTAGCCGTGTTCCCTGCACCCGCTGCCTCTGTTGTGGTTACATTGGTGGGATTGATCGTTATGGCTGGGGTTTCATTGTCGTTATTGGTCACTGATACTGTGGCCGTAAGCCCCTCGTAGTCTCCTCCGGCCGCTGTTGCCGTAATCGTGTAAGCTACAGCACCATCAGTAACACTATCATCGGCTCCAGTTACAGTTACGGTCTGAGCCTGATCCCAGTTGGCAGGAGTGAAGGTAAGGCTGGTAGCCGATAATGATCCCTCGGTTGCATCGACACCGCTGAAATTCACGGTAACCTCAGCCGTTGGCACGGTAGTTAAGCGCACGGTGAAAGTATCCGTGTTATCCTCGCCCGCTGCTTCACTTGTAGTAACACTGGTGGGATTGACCGTTATGGCTGGCGTGTCATCATCGGTGTTGGTGACTGATACTGTGGCCGTAAGCCCCGTGTAGTCGCCGCCGGATGCTGTCGCCGTAATCGTGTAAGATGCATTGCCGTCATCGTCATTATCATCCACTCCAGTTATGATTACCTCCTGCGTCTGGCTCCAGTTGGCAGGAGTAAAGGTAAGGCTGGCAGTCGATAATGACCCTTCAGTCGCGTCGAGTCCGGTGAGAGCTACCGTAACATCAGCCGTTGGCTCACTTGCTAAACGCATGGTGAAGGTAGCCGTGTGATTTGCGCCAGTTGCCTCCGTAGTTGACACCCCGGTGGGATCGACCGTTATCCCTTTCGTATCATCATCGGTATTGGTGACAGATACTGTAGCCGTAAGACCCTGATAGTCGCCACCGGCTGCTGTCGCTGTAATCGTGTAAGTTTGATCATCATCATCAACAGATTCATCGACTCCGGTAATAGTTACATCCTGAGTCTGGCTCCAGGTGGCAGGAGTGAAGGTAAGGCTGGCGGTCGATAACGACCCTTCAGTCGCATCGAGTCCGGTGAGAGCTACCGTGACTTCATCCGTAGGCTGGGTGGCCAGACGCACGGTAAAGGTAGCCGTGTGATTTCCCCCTGCTGCTTCTGTTGTGGTCACACCGGTAGAACTGACTATTAAGGCTGGTACTTCATTATCAGTATTGGTTATTGACAACGTGGCCGTAACACCATTGTAGACTCCTGCGGCTGCCGCTGTTGCCGTGACCGGGTAAGTTATATCACCATCATCATCAGTATCATCTAATCCGGTTACGGTTATGGTCTGAGGAGTGCTCCAGTCGGCAGGAGTGAAGGTAAGGCTGGCATCAGATAATGACCCCTCTGTCGTGTCGACCCCGCTAAAAGTAACGGTAATATCCTCTGCTGGCTCGGTAGATAACCGTACGGTGAAAGTGGCCGCGCCTCCTGCTTCCGTTGTGGTCACACTGGGTGGATTTATCGTTATACCGGGTGTTTCATCATCGGTATTGGCTACTGACACAGCCGTAGTAACACCATTGTAGCCACCTCCGGATGCCTGTGCCGTGATCGTGTAAGGTTGACTGCCATCAGCAATATCATCATTCAATCCGGTTATGGTTACAGTCTGAGTCTGGTTCCAGTTACCGGTGGTAAAGGTAAGGCTGGCAGATGATAATGATCCCTCTGTTGCATCAACATTAACGAACGTAACAGTGACATTGTCCGTTGGCGCAGTAGCCAAGCGTACCGTGAAATCAGCCGTGCCTCCTGCCTCTGTTGTGGTCACACTAGTTGGATTTACTATTAAACCTGCATCGTCATTCGTATTGGTTACTGACATCGTGGCAATTATGCCATCATAGCCTCCACCGGCTGCCGTAGCAGTAATTGTGTAGGTTATATCACCATCAGCAACGTCATCATTAACTCCGGTTACGGTTATCTCCTGGTTCTGGTCCCAATTATCCGTAGTAAAGGTAAGACTGGCAGTCGATAATGAACCTTCTGTTGCATCGACACCGCTGAGAGTTACCGTAACATCAGCCGTGGGCGCGGTCTCTAAGTGTACCAAGAAAGTACCTGTCCCCCCTGCCTCTGTTGTAGTCACACTTGCAGGATTAATTATTATACTCTGGGCTATTGCATAGCTTTGAAAACCTAAAAACAGAGCAAAAAACAATACAACTCCAATTATTGACTTTAGCGACTTCATTCTAACCTAACCTCCTGTACAACTTACTTTACTGTCCAAATTTTAGGATCAATTGTTTTCCCAGGAAATTTACCCTCGATTCTCTTAATCTCACAGCGAAAAGGAACACTGATAATGAAGACTGCGGAGTGCCTTTACCTTTCTCAGGAGGGTTTGTTTCCGTCTGAGGTTACCGCTTCTCATTCGTCGGTCATAATCAATGACCGGATGGCGGAGATAGACACAGTGGAAAAGGATAAAATTCCAGGCGAACGGTTTCCAGGATTAAAAATAAAGTATATACCATGTTCTTCGGCTGAAAATCAGAAGGTCTTTTAAGACCTTGAGTAATGAGTCAGCACAATGGCGTTGGGCACCATGAGCGCTACTCACCGTGTGATAAATTACTACAGTTCTGATGGCCTGTCGTAAGGTGGGAAATCAAAGATGTTAAGCAGGCGCTCTTATTCATTTTTATCCGACAAAAATCACCGATTTTATTAAGATCTTATTTAATTCATAATATGGATATAAAGTCAATATATATTAATAAGCATGAATCATGCCAGCTTTAGCCTTTGACTTTATAAAATAATTATTCAACATTTTCAATAGGATAATCTCAGAGAAACAAACGCTCAGAGAGATGGTCGGATAAAAAAGTCACATGGTTATGAATTTGATTTCACAAATTTGTTTTCCATAAGTCAACTCTTTACTTGGTAAATACCGGTGTATTGTAATATAATGTGGAATAAAATTCAACACATAAATAGTATGAACTAATCAAATTTCAACTTATCAACTCATCATTCTTCAATCCCGCCTGGAAGCAGCGGTCATTGCTGACATCTCTTCGTGCTGCAGGCTACCCTCGGCAGTGCAGACAGGTGTTGTCGTCAGATGCATTTCACTCTCTGGAGACAAGGTCATGAACTGAATACTCCCTGCCAGCCCCTCGCTCGATCTCTCTTCCCCGAAGTGGGCGAGGGAGAAGCTGACAGCGTAGCCCTTTATGGAGGGTGTTCCCCGTTATGACCTGTCCCTCATCAATGATAATAGGTACTCACACATCGAATATGTGTATGCGAATCCAACAAAATTGTCGAATCTCGCTATCCTTCTTCCTCCACTTTTGTCGCTTTTGGCACCATTCTAACCAGATTCACCGTTGCCGGAAACTCCTGTGCAACGGTGCCCACCAATAATTTTTGTTCCTGCCACGCGGTATAACCTGGGGTCGTGGGGTCGGGCAATCCAGAAAGTTGTATTAATATCCGGACAAAAGGCATTGCTCAAAGTTGGCATGCAGTATGCAATTACTAGAGGCAGATTCACTGATGAGCATCAGGAGCAGGAAAAAATCCCTGCTCCAGGGACCAGTCTCAGGAACTATTTAAGGTATGGAACCGTAGAGAACGACATGGAACAGTCAAGTAAGAGCATGGTAAGAAGGAAAGCAAAGCAACAACTCATTCCTAAAAACAAAAAGAAAGGAGATTTGCCTATGAGAGTAAAAAAAGCTTTTTGGTACCCGCTGCTTATCTTTTTCGTATCTTTCACCTTGGGAACTGCCGTTACAAGTTACGCCTCTTTGCAAGAGAATAACCGCCGTGAAAGTACTGTGTCTGAGTCTGACCGTGGAAAAGCAAATGAGGTTGACCATCCTCAATCATATATTAGAAGTCTGGACGGGCATCCTGATTTGCTGCGATGGAGTATCGAAGTCGATGATAAACCCTTTCAGGTTACAATCAACAGAGATAAGGAAACCATTACCATTGAGGGGGAGGCGGAAGACCGGGATCAGAAAGATAAAGTTGAGCACGTCATCAGGTTGCGGGCACCCAATGGTTTCAGGATTATTAATGAGATTAAAATAACTCGGAATTTCGAGAGAGAGAGGGGGTGAGGAGCGTGAAATAAAAAAATGCCGGGGGGCGGAATCGAACCGTCGACACAGGGATTTTCAGTCCCTTGCTCTACCGACTGAGCTACCCCGGCATTTTTATTCGAGGATCATTGATATTCGGTATTGTAATGCTCAACGCTTGCAGCGTCAATGACATCTAAGTTTAAGCAATATATCATGGAGGCCGCAGGCTGTCAACAAAATTGAAACATCCCTGGGAAATTTTTACCTTTCTCGTGCTTCTTCCACCTCTTAGAACATGAGCTGCAGCGATAGGGAGATAGTAGTGTTGCTGTCCCCATCGGCCAGCCGCAAGCCGTGTATCTCTTCCCTCACCAGTTCTTGAAATTGGGCAGATTCTTGCAATATCCAGAATTCCCGGCAAAAATTTACCGCTATCAGCCAGGATGAAGACCATGCATATTCCAGACCCATGAGGAATTGACGTTGTTTTTTTATTACCTCTCCCCTTGACCATCCGCGTTCATAGTCGATCGCGGGCCGGATCCGGAGCCCAGCCAGCGGCTCCCACTCAAGGGACAGGGAGGTGTCGTCGGCATCGGTGCCCATATGGTGTCCCATGATTCTGTCGTGAGATGAATAGGCCAGCCCTTCACGGCTGGCAGCATGGGTATACCAGGCTGCGGGGTTGCTGCCTGCATGCGTGCTGGCATATTCGGCGCGAAAGCGAAGCTGCCGGAGGGGTCCCAGGCTGGGCAGGAATATCCCGGCAAGGTGTGCCCAGTTTGAGGGGCAAAGGTGCGCTTCATCCTCGCCTGCATGCTCACCGTAGAGGGTCAGGGCTTGAAAATCCAGGGGAAGGGTAATCCTCCAGTTGACTCCCATCTGCTGATTGCCTGGTCCGCCGGCGCGATTTTCGTGTCTGGCCAGAAGAGCATCAGGAAAATCATTCCCACGCCGAAAAAGGAAGGTGCGGATGAGGCCGCATTCAAAGCGGGGGTTAATCTTCAAAGATATGGCCAGGCCGGAGAATTTCGGTTTGTGGATATCCGGATGGGAGAGCTTCTCTTCATCCTGGGCAGAGTTATTATCTTCATCATATGGCCGGTCTTTTTCCAGTTCGGCATAGAAAAAGGAAAACCGTGCCAGCCCAAGAGGCTGCAAAATCGAGGGAAGCACGAAGGGTGCTCTGCTGCTCAGGCAAATGAGTTTGAAGGGCCTGGCATTATTGGTCAATTGGAGAGTCCCGTGTGTCCCCTGGCCCCACCAGAGTGACTCCTTGCCGATGGTTATACGGAAATGACTCACCGTGGACTGCATATAACCCCGGGTGAATTCAAACCTGCTGGAGCAGACATGATGGCTCTGAATGCCGCTCTCACCCTGATCATCGTCATGGTCGCTATGATGCCCGATCGACCAGAAAGGCTGCACAAAAAATCCCAGACGGTTCCAGATCTGCCCCCGGAATTCCCAGTCGAGCAGCACCTGCCTCCCTCCGCTGCCCGGTCCCTGCATATCGAAGCTGCTGCCCCGATCCCGCCCGTAATCGTTTTCTGCTGCTGTAAAAATATCCTGATGGCGACAGGTAATCCTGATGCTTTCGATCGGCTTCAGGAAACTTTGCCCCGGAGAGAGACCCTCGTGGAAGGCAATCTCCTGCCGGAAGGCATGTCTGAGGCCGGCCAGAGTCGAAATGACGAGTGGTCCTGGTATGAGGCCGTGCATCCTGGCATTTTTCTCTCCCTCCAGAACGAGAATGGCTGCCTCATCACGGGATATCGGTCTGATCCCGGCTGAGAAAGAAGGCAGATAACCAAGTGCGGCCAGCCATTCAAGATCTGCAAAGGTCCCAGAACCGAGGGGAACATTGGTCTGGGCTGAGAGGGGGCCCGAAAGGGCAGCGGACAGCAGGATAAAAAATACCGGCACCAGCCGGATCCTTGCCAGGACTTTCCTTTTCATGACTCTCCTTGAGAATCAACAGGCAGCATCGGCCTTTTTCAATAAGCGCCCATAATTACCCCAGCCCCAAGCGCGGTCTGATAGAAAACCTGGCTCCAGTCAAGCACATTCTTTTTCAGGGCCAGGCTCTTCAGCCGGGGAGGGACAACAACGGTGTCTCCCGGCTCAAGGCAGGCAGCGGCGGTTTTGGGCGAAATAAAAGACTTTTCCTCAGCGCTCCAGTGCAGGTTGATGAACCGGGAGGTACAGTCTTTACCCACGATGGATCCATCCGCCTTAATGATATAAATATTGTCCTCTTCAGCATTGGCCGTCAGCCCGCCTGCCTTTTGCAGGTAGTATTCTGCCCGGCGATTGGGTACGTAGACGATGGTCGTAGGGTTATAAACCTCACCAAGAACGGTGACGGTCGAAGGTTTCCGGGGAACGTAGAGGGTATCGCCGTCTTCCAGTTCGATGTCAGCCGCAGAACCCCGGAATTTTTCGATCGGGGAAAGCTCGATAATGACCCGGCCGGTGGCCTGAGATTCCCTCAGCTTGCTGAGGAGCTGGTTTTCAATGCTCAGGGATTTTTCGATTCTCTGGCCGTCATCCTTGGGAGAGAGAGACTC
The sequence above is a segment of the bacterium genome. Coding sequences within it:
- a CDS encoding capsule assembly Wzi family protein produces the protein MKRKVLARIRLVPVFFILLSAALSGPLSAQTNVPLGSGTFADLEWLAALGYLPSFSAGIRPISRDEAAILVLEGEKNARMHGLIPGPLVISTLAGLRHAFRQEIAFHEGLSPGQSFLKPIESIRITCRHQDIFTAAENDYGRDRGSSFDMQGPGSGGRQVLLDWEFRGQIWNRLGFFVQPFWSIGHHSDHDDDQGESGIQSHHVCSSRFEFTRGYMQSTVSHFRITIGKESLWWGQGTHGTLQLTNNARPFKLICLSSRAPFVLPSILQPLGLARFSFFYAELEKDRPYDEDNNSAQDEEKLSHPDIHKPKFSGLAISLKINPRFECGLIRTFLFRRGNDFPDALLARHENRAGGPGNQQMGVNWRITLPLDFQALTLYGEHAGEDEAHLCPSNWAHLAGIFLPSLGPLRQLRFRAEYASTHAGSNPAAWYTHAASREGLAYSSHDRIMGHHMGTDADDTSLSLEWEPLAGLRIRPAIDYERGWSRGEVIKKQRQFLMGLEYAWSSSWLIAVNFCREFWILQESAQFQELVREEIHGLRLADGDSNTTISLSLQLMF